One Bartonella kosoyi DNA segment encodes these proteins:
- the rpsG gene encoding 30S ribosomal protein S7 — MSRRHRAEKREINPDPKFGDLVITKFMNAIMFDGKKSVAERIVYGALDSVEKKVKTDPVDLFHRALENVAPHIEVRSRRVGGATYQVPIDVRPDRRQALAIRWLISAARGRNETTMIERLSGELMDAANNRGSAVKKREDVHRMAEANRAFSHYRW; from the coding sequence ATGTCCCGTCGTCATAGAGCAGAAAAGCGTGAAATTAATCCAGATCCTAAATTTGGTGATTTGGTTATTACAAAATTTATGAATGCCATTATGTTTGATGGTAAAAAGTCAGTTGCAGAGCGTATTGTTTATGGTGCGCTTGATTCTGTAGAGAAAAAAGTAAAAACAGATCCAGTAGATCTCTTTCATCGGGCTTTAGAGAATGTTGCTCCTCATATTGAAGTTCGTTCTCGTCGTGTTGGGGGGGCTACTTATCAGGTTCCGATTGATGTTCGTCCTGATCGTCGTCAGGCTCTTGCTATTCGTTGGTTGATTTCGGCAGCGCGTGGACGGAATGAAACAACAATGATTGAGCGTTTATCTGGTGAACTCATGGATGCGGCTAATAATCGCGGTTCTGCTGTGAAAAAGCGTGAGGATGTTCATCGTATGGCTGAGGCTAACCGTGCGTTCTCGCATTATCGCTGGTAG
- the xth gene encoding exodeoxyribonuclease III, with protein sequence MKIATWNIAGIKARHETLYQWLQQNQPDIVCLQEIKIIDDNFPRDAIENLGYHIETHGQKSFNGVAILSKKTPDEVIRRLPGNNNDEQARYIEAVYSINKGIIRVASLYLPNGNPIESEKYPYKMEWMERLYAHAKSLLAYEEPLVLAGDYNVIPTPLDAKKPQEWNQDALFLQKTRKAFQRILHLGLYDAIRNVTDTPSFSFWDFQAGAWPKNNGIRIDHLLLSPEAVDHLICAYSQTEVRGYKKPSDHVPVWIHLNIN encoded by the coding sequence ATGAAAATAGCAACGTGGAATATTGCCGGAATAAAAGCACGACACGAAACATTATATCAATGGCTACAGCAAAATCAGCCAGATATAGTCTGTCTACAGGAAATTAAAATTATTGATGACAATTTTCCACGTGATGCAATTGAAAACCTAGGTTACCATATAGAAACACATGGACAAAAAAGTTTTAATGGCGTCGCAATTCTTTCTAAAAAAACACCGGATGAAGTGATCCGTCGACTACCTGGCAATAATAATGATGAACAAGCACGTTATATTGAAGCTGTTTATTCAATAAATAAAGGCATTATTCGTGTTGCATCGCTCTATTTGCCAAATGGAAATCCTATTGAGAGTGAAAAATATCCCTATAAGATGGAATGGATGGAAAGATTATATGCACATGCGAAATCATTACTCGCATATGAAGAGCCCCTTGTTCTAGCCGGTGATTATAATGTCATTCCCACCCCACTCGATGCAAAAAAACCTCAAGAATGGAATCAAGATGCTTTATTTCTTCAAAAAACAAGAAAAGCATTCCAACGTATTCTTCATTTAGGCCTTTACGATGCTATCCGGAATGTCACCGATACGCCCTCCTTCAGTTTTTGGGATTTCCAAGCTGGAGCATGGCCTAAAAATAATGGGATTCGCATTGATCATTTACTCTTATCGCCAGAAGCAGTTGATCACCTTATTTGCGCTTATAGTCAAACAGAAGTAAGGGGATACAAAAAACCATCCGACCATGTTCCTGTTTGGATTCATCTTAATATCAATTAA
- the rpsL gene encoding 30S ribosomal protein S12, whose amino-acid sequence MPTVNQLIRKPRVAPVKRNKVPALQSNPQKRGVCTRVYTTTPKKPNSALRKVAKIRLTNGFEVIGYIPGEGHNLQEHSVVMIRGGRVKDLPGVRYHIIRGLLDTQGVKNRKQRRSKYGAKRPK is encoded by the coding sequence ATGCCTACCGTAAACCAGTTGATTCGCAAGCCACGTGTGGCACCAGTTAAACGTAATAAGGTTCCTGCTCTGCAGTCAAATCCTCAGAAGCGTGGTGTTTGTACGCGTGTTTACACAACAACGCCGAAGAAACCTAATTCGGCTCTTCGTAAAGTTGCTAAAATTCGCTTGACGAATGGATTTGAGGTAATTGGTTATATTCCTGGAGAGGGACATAATCTTCAAGAGCACTCTGTTGTGATGATCCGTGGTGGTCGTGTAAAAGATTTGCCAGGGGTTCGTTATCACATTATTCGTGGTTTGCTTGATACCCAAGGTGTTAAGAATCGTAAACAGCGTCGTTCAAAGTATGGCGCAAAGCGTCCAAAGTAA
- a CDS encoding transporter substrate-binding domain-containing protein, with protein MKKSLLMFIAAAAIGLTSVAHAENDTLEKIKQTGEITLGVRESSGLAYALGNNKYVGFHTEMAERIIDDISKKIGKPIKIHYLPITSQNRIPLLKNKTYDFECGSTTNDIARSKEAAFAYTTYVEEVRIAVKKNSNIKSLDDLNGKTVATTTGTTSVQLIRKNKRAKNIHFKVVKGKDHADSFLLLESGRADAFVMDSSILAGHIAKSKNPSDYVILDTVLSVEPIACMLRLHDTKLEQAINDSILRQIKDESLEKLYDRWFMKPIPPANTVMNLPLSKQTRYAWDHPNNKPRESYTEKDL; from the coding sequence ATGAAGAAATCATTGTTAATGTTTATTGCTGCAGCAGCCATTGGACTTACAAGCGTCGCACATGCTGAAAATGATACGCTTGAAAAAATAAAGCAAACAGGGGAAATCACTTTAGGTGTTCGTGAATCATCTGGTTTGGCCTACGCCCTTGGTAATAATAAATATGTAGGCTTTCATACAGAAATGGCAGAACGTATCATTGATGATATCTCAAAAAAAATTGGTAAACCGATTAAAATCCATTATCTTCCCATCACGTCTCAAAATAGAATTCCTCTCTTAAAAAATAAGACCTATGATTTTGAGTGCGGCTCAACAACGAATGATATTGCTCGCAGCAAAGAAGCAGCATTTGCTTATACGACATATGTTGAAGAGGTCCGGATTGCTGTAAAGAAAAACTCTAACATTAAATCTCTTGATGATTTAAATGGAAAAACAGTTGCAACGACCACCGGTACGACATCTGTTCAACTTATTCGTAAGAACAAACGCGCAAAAAACATTCACTTTAAAGTCGTCAAAGGAAAAGATCACGCAGATAGTTTCTTATTACTCGAATCGGGTCGCGCTGATGCTTTTGTTATGGATTCTTCAATTCTCGCTGGACATATTGCAAAATCAAAAAATCCATCGGATTATGTCATTCTTGACACCGTACTTTCAGTCGAACCTATCGCTTGTATGCTGAGATTACATGACACAAAACTTGAACAAGCAATCAACGATAGTATCCTACGTCAGATTAAAGACGAATCACTTGAAAAGCTTTATGATAGGTGGTTTATGAAACCAATCCCACCTGCTAATACTGTTATGAACCTTCCCTTATCAAAACAGACAAGATATGCTTGGGATCACCCAAACAATAAGCCTCGCGAAAGCTACACAGAAAAAGATTTATAG